From Rhodococcus antarcticus, the proteins below share one genomic window:
- a CDS encoding (deoxy)nucleoside triphosphate pyrophosphohydrolase has protein sequence MPAYRATALVDAPVASVAGALRSVDVLRRVHGVDVPARPEGLLQAQDVVRLRGLALRVTRAGLDGMAAQRQSGVRPLTGCTSTLVATGAGVLLTTELRWAAPLGRRGVVGALERWTQAVAAEAVRLRDAREVVAGAVVRQGHLLLARRTWPVALAGRWELPGGGVDEGETPVAALARELEEELGLTVRVDEQLGADVGLPGGRVLRARWAELVEGEPQLREHSAVRWVDAHGLVSADLVPADRAWTAELAARLA, from the coding sequence GTGCCCGCCTACCGTGCCACCGCTCTCGTCGACGCACCCGTGGCCTCCGTGGCCGGGGCGCTGCGCTCGGTGGACGTGCTGCGCCGGGTCCACGGCGTCGACGTCCCGGCGCGCCCGGAGGGTCTGCTGCAGGCCCAGGACGTGGTGCGGCTGCGCGGGCTCGCCCTGCGCGTCACCCGCGCCGGGCTCGACGGGATGGCCGCGCAGCGGCAGAGCGGGGTGCGGCCGCTGACGGGCTGCACGAGCACCCTCGTGGCCACCGGGGCGGGGGTGCTGCTCACCACCGAGCTGCGCTGGGCGGCACCGCTGGGCCGCCGCGGGGTGGTCGGCGCCCTGGAGCGCTGGACGCAGGCGGTGGCCGCCGAGGCCGTGCGGCTGCGCGACGCCCGCGAGGTGGTGGCCGGGGCCGTGGTGCGGCAGGGGCACCTGCTGCTCGCCCGGCGCACCTGGCCCGTGGCGCTGGCGGGGCGGTGGGAGCTGCCGGGCGGTGGCGTCGACGAGGGGGAGACCCCGGTGGCCGCGCTGGCCCGCGAGCTGGAGGAGGAGCTCGGCCTCACCGTGCGGGTGGACGAGCAGCTCGGGGCCGACGTGGGGCTGCCGGGCGGGCGGGTGCTGCGGGCGCGCTGGGCCGAGCTGGTCGAGGGCGAGCCCCAGCTGCGGGAGCACTCCGCGGTGCGCTGGGTGGACGCCCACGGGCTGGTGTCGGCGGACCTCGTCCCGGCCGACCGGGCCTGGACGGCCGAGCTGGCCGCGCGGCTGGCCTGA